The genomic stretch CGACATAAACGCCCCATACTCCCGCTCTCTTTCCGGGTTCGTCAGCCGGTAATAGTCTCCATGGGCGGATACAAGTCCGTGTTCCTGATAGTATTTTACCTGTCTGCGGACCGCTTCCTGTTCTTCCTCTGATATGTCATTTAAATCCAGCTCATACCCAAAGGTCCCGAAATAGGCAAGAGCCGCTCTTGTATCAATGGAAACGGTTCTTCCCGTCTGCTGGTTGGGACACTCTGAAACATGGGAGCCCATGGCAAAAGGCGGATAGATCATGGAAGTTCCGTACTGAATGTGAATCCTTTCTACCGCATCCGTATCATCGGAGCACCAGATCTGGGGCATGTAGTAAAGAACTCCCATATCAAACCTTCCTCCGCCTCCGCTGCAGCCTTCAAACCGCACGTTTGGAAAAGCCTTTGTCATCTTATCCATCAGCTTGTAAAGGCCCAGCACATACCTGTGGCAAACCTCTCCCTGCCTGTGTGCCGGTAGGGCCTGAGAAAAACGGTCCGTCATACTTCGGTTCATATCCCACTTGATGTAGTCAATCTGTGCATCCTTAAATTCCTCATAAAGCTGATGAAAAATAGCCTCCACTACTTCATCCCTGCTGAAATCCAGGATCAGCTGATATCTCTGGCGGGTTGGTTTTCTTCCCGGAATCCGGATACACCAGTCCGGATGCTCCTCATAAAGCCTGGAATCCTCATTGACCATTTCCGGTTCGATCCAAATACCGAACTTTAATCCCATATTGTGAATTCTTGCAGAAAATCCGGGTATCCCGCTTGGCAGCTTACTTAAGTTGCACTGCCAGTCTCCAAGGCCCCTGTATTCATCGGTCCTTCTTCCAAACCAGCCGTCATCCATGACAAACATCTCAACCCCCAGTTCCTTTGCTTTTCCAGCAATGTTCACCAGCATTTCTTCGTCAAAATCAATCATGGTAGCCTCCCAGTTGTTGATGAGAACCGGGCACCTCTCATTGATAAACTGACCGGGAATCAGATGATGCTTTACTGCCCGGTGGAAATTGTGGCTCATTTTGGACAGTCCCTGGGGACTATAGGTCATGACTGCTTCCGGTGTTTCAAATACACTGCCTTTTGAAAGCTCCCAGTAAAAAGTTTCCGGGTTGATGCCTGCCACCAGTCTTGTCTGCTTAAAATCGTTGACCTCTGTGGTGATTGCAAAGTTTCCGCTGTAAACCAGGGCGACTCCATAGCAATCTCCTCCATCCTCTGTTGCCTCAGGGCTGCAGAGAATGGCCGAAGGGTTCTGATAATGGCTGGAGATGCCTCTGGCGCTGTCCACTGTAATCTTCCCATGTCTTACGGAAGTTCTCTCCGCACACCGCTCGTGGCCCCAGCTTCCATAGAAACTGATCATATCCATCTGATCCGTAGGGAAAGAAATACAGGTGGAATGAGCAGCATTGGCAAACACGGTCTTTTCTCCTGCATTCTTAATCCTGGCGCACCTGGTAATGATGTCATACTCTTCCAGAACGCCGTAAACAAGAGTCACCTCCACCTGGGTGTAAGGGTCCCTCATCAGAACCTCCAGAGTCTGCCAGGTGCCGCCGTTATCCCGCAAGGATGGCATTTCATGTAAGCGGTATTTTCCTTCTGATACCATATGTGATACATACCTTAAATCAATGCAGTTAGAGCCATCCCCATTGATCACGCTGACTGCAGAAACCCGGAAGTCTGAAACTCCAAATCCCGGATATTCCTGTTCCAGCACATCCAGGCAGATGGTCCTGTCCTTTTCCGACTCATAGGGATTGGCTTCAAATCCATGACGGATTCTCACAGGAAGATAATCCGCTGCATCGGATATCTTTTTTCCATAGTACAGATGCTCTAAAAATCCATATTCCGCCACCCGGAACTGGTAGCTTGAATTCTTCGTATTTAATAAGAATACCTTTTTGTCCTCAATATATTTTACACTCATAATAAACCTCAATCTTTCAAAAAATTTTAGAAAGAAAGCGGAAGTCTCATCCGATTCCCGCTTTTCTTATCTGAACCCTATTTAGTTAATCTTCTATTACTTGATCGCACTGTCCACCATACCCTGGATAAAGTATTTCTGTAAAAACAGGAATACCGCAACCATGGGAAGGATTCCTATAAAGGCCGCAGCCGCCGCTCCATTGACATTGGCTGAGTCTGCGGAAAAGAAGCCTGCAATGGCCAGTGTAATGGTCTTAATCCTGGGGGACTGGAGAAGATATAAAGCAAACTGGTAATTATTCCAGCAGTTCACACCGGTAATGATGATAACAGAAGCAGTTACCGGCTTTAGCTGAGGCATAATGATCCTGAAAAATGTCTGGAACGGTCCGCAGCCGTCAATTGCCGCTGCTTCCTCAAGAGCCACCGGTATGCTGGTTATAAAGCTTGAAAACAAAAAGATGCTGGTGGGAAGCTGGAAGGTGATCAAAGTCACGATCATGCCCCAGTAGGAATTGATTCCCTGTATTTTAGCCATAAAGGAATATAAGGGAACCAGAATGCTTAAGGGGGGAATCATCATGACACCCATAATGAACCCTTTTACCAGGTTGTTTAGCCTGCTCTTATTTCTCGCGAGAGGATAAGCCGCCATAGCTCCGATGACCACAATAAAAAGAATTGACATACCGCTTATGATCACAGTATTTTTAAGGGCCAGAAGCATTCCTCCCCGCTCCAGTGCGGTGTAAATATTTTTTAAGTAAAGGTATCCCGGAAAGGCCCACCTTGAGGAATGATCATAAGGGGATTTAAACGCGATGGCAACCACCATATAAATGGGAACAAAGTGGATTGCAATGATGATGAGTGCCAGTACATATTTCCAGGCATTGGAAACTCTTTTTTCTTTCATTACACATCCACCTCCTTCTTGTCAAAATACCCCATGACCACATTGCTGATGATCATAATCAGCAGGAATGTGAAAATTCCGATTGCAGAAGCATACCCTGCGGACTGGGCCGAAAAATACTGGTTTGTGACCAGGGTGGACAGGGAATGGGTACTGAACCCCGGTCCGCCGCTTGTAAGCGCCATAACCAGGTCAAATAGCTTTAATCCTCCGATCAGGTTTAAGATGGTGGAGGAAGAAATGGCCGGCATCAGCAGTGGAATGGTAATGTGCTTAAACCGCTCCCAGAAGGTGGCTCCGTCAATCATGGCAGCTTCATAATACATGGTAGGCACATTCTGTAGCCCTGCCAGATAGATGACCATGGCAACGCCCACAAACTGCAGGGAGTTTACCAAAACAATGATCCGGATGGCGGTCCCTGAATGGACCAGTAGATCCACCGGCTCCATATGGAGGGCGATCAAAATATCATTGACCGCGCCTCCGTCATACTGAAAGAAGAAATACATGATGTAACCCATAATCAGCGGAGCAATCATAACCGGCATGTAGATAATCGTTCTGACAATGGAACGTCCCTTAAACTTTGTATTTAAAAATAACGCGTAGCCAAGACCCAAGATGTTCTGGATCACGGTACTCATAACACCGTAAATAAGGGTATTGACCAGTGCTGTCTTTACATTTGCATCCTGAAACAATCTGGTATAATTCTTAATTCCAACAAATTTCATTGTCTGGGAATACCCATTCCAGTTGGTAAAGGACAGCCGGATACCCTGGATAAACGGATATATCACAAAAACAAGAAACAATATCACTGCCGGAATATAAAACAGATTGATTACTGATTTTTTTTGAATCTTCATGTTTACTCCTGTGCTTTCTTTTCCTCATAGCTTGTCTTCATCTGATCCACTGCAACGGTAAGGGAATCTGCCTGTCCTGAAACAATGGCTGCTCCTGTTACGCAGAGGTCGTTCCACATACCGCTTGGCAGATATTTTCTGTCAAAATACGGAATGTTTAAAATGGAACTGTCATTTGCATATTTATCATAGTAAGGAGCCAGTCTTCCCGTATCACTTACCACATTGTCAAGTCCGGAAGGCATACCGCATTTGGTTGCAAGGTAAGAGCTGATGTCTTCACGGGCAAGGAATTCCATAAACTGTTTTACTTCCTCGGGATGCTTTGTGGTCTTTGACATGCCCACTGCAAAGTGCTCCCCTGTCATCAGGGACTGTTTTAACCCTTCTTCTCTGGCAGGAAGAGGCATAAAGCCCATTTTTGTATCCTGATTCTGTACGTAGGTTTCTGTGATTCCACTGGCTGCGGTAAACATGAAAGCTGCCTTATCGGCTGCAAGAGCCTTAATACCGGTCATGAAATCTGCTGTAACGGCATCTGTATTGAAATATCCCTTCTGTCTCCAGGAATCAATCTGATTTACAACCGTATTCCATTTGCTCCAGTCAAAGCTGCCGTCTAAAAGAGCTGCCTGATTGGCCTCATCCTCGTTTGTAATCAGGGTAGGTGCCACGAAATCCATCATATTTCCCATGGTGTAGCTGTCTTTTCCGCCGAGCTGGATGGGGGTCAGTCCTGCTGCCTTGATCTTCTCACAGGCTGCCTCAAAATCAGCCCAGGTTTTGATGTCATCTACATTCACACCGGCTTCTTCCAGCACATTTTCGTTGTAGATCATTCCTGTTAAATCCATATCAATTGGAAGGGTGTATAAGTTTCCTTCCCCGTCTGTGATCTGTTCCTTAATGCTTGGGGATATATGAGAAGCAAACTCAAAATCATTTAATGGAGATAAATATTCCGCATATCTTGCAACTGCCCAGCCATGGGTTGTCCATGCATCCGGAAGCTGATTGGAAGCCATTCTGGTTTTCATGATATCGGAAAAATTGCTGCCTGGCATGACTGCTTCCACGCCAATTCCGGTTTCTTCTGTAAACTGTTCGCAGACATCCTGAATGGCATCACTGACTGACTCGCCGTTTAAGTTATATAAAAATTCAATGGTAACGCCTGTTGGGGCTACTGCATTTTCCTTGGTTTCTTTCTCTTTTACCGTTTCTGTCGCTGTGGTAGACTCCACAGGTTCCTGGGGTGCCTTGGAACAGCCTATTACGCTGATCGCAATGAGACCCGCCAGTGAGGCAAGTGCTAACTTCTTCATAATAATTCTCCCTTACATTGATATTAGTTTTTAGCCGGCTATTTTGTATCTTTAGTCTATCACAGTCCCCTGGGTTCCGTAAGATACCCAAATCTACACTTTCAGGCTCTTTTCTATCATTTTCCTTCTTGGGGATTGAAAAATGTATATAATATGGATACAATATAGGCCCAGGAGGTGATCCCATATGAAAAAACGCCAAAGCTTTCAAAACCGGTTTTTGGCCCTGTTTCTCGTAAGTATTGTTTTGCCCATTATTATCATGGCCACCATACTTGCCTTTTACTTCCAAAAAAGAATATACAGGGATAATGAAAAATACTTTTCAACCTCCCTTTACTCCATTTCAACCAATTTAAGCACCTATGTATCTGACTTAAAAAGGCTGGCTCTGACTCCTTATATTTACGATGATATCCTAAACTTTTTTGCAGCCGTTGAGAATGGGAAATACACAAAAAATGGTTCTTTCGATTACCGGATCGAGCTTCACCGGCAAAACTATACCACTTCCATACAGCGTATATTAAACACCGCCAGGGAGGATATCCTGGCCGTTTCTTTCATGCCTGTAAACCCGAACAACCACATCATCGTTACTGCAACAAAAACCAGCGACCTCATAAACACCACAGATTACCCTTACCAGAAGGAACCCTGGTATCAGGAGGCTTTAAATACTGCCGATCCATATCATTTTATGGTTTTAAAGGCTCCCCCTTATATCCGCTCTGAGACAACGGTCATCTCTGCCCTTCATACGGTCCGCAACGTGTACACCAAACGGAAGCTGGGCGTCATCCGGATCGATGCCTCCGATAAAATCATCAAGGATATTTTCAGCAGCGTAACCTTAAGTGAAAATTCAGGCTTTGTCATCGCGGGTCAGGATGGAACCCCTGTCTACCAGGTAGGAAAGGTGGAGGAAGGTGTCCTTAAAAGGCTTTCTTCTGCAGAAAATATGATCCGTACGGACTCAGATACTTACCGCCTGTATAAAAGTGATATTTCAGGAATGCCATGGCAGCTTATTTTTGTATCCTCCCAAAAGGATATATTTAAGGAGGTATCCATTGTCTGGAGTCTGGCTGCTGTTTTAAGCCTTTCCTCCATTCTGGCTGCATTCTCAATCTTCCGTTCCAATTCAAAGAAGACTGCCCTTGCTTTAAATTCCATCTTAAATACCATGAAAAAGGTAGCGAAGGGAGACTTGGAGGCTTCCGTTCCTGACACAGACCTGTTGCAGAACGACTCCTTTAACACGGAAGAATTGTCCCTGATTGCGGAGAATCTAAACGAGATGATCCAAAAGCTGCAGCTATACATTGATCAGTCCTATAAATATGAGATTGACCGGCAAGAGGCAGAATACCGTGCCCTTCAAAGCCAGGTTAACCCTCACTTTCTCTATAATACCTTAAACTGCTTCCTGTCCATGAACCGGATCGGGATGAAAAAAGAGCTGGAGGACAGCATCATTCAGCTGACCAGAATATTCCGCTATACCTGCAGCAATGCAAAGCTGACTACCGTACAGGAAGAGTTTGAATTCTGCATCCAGTACTGCAATCTCCTTAAAATACGCTATGATGAACGCCTGACCTTTCTAAGCTCCATGGGGGAAGATGCAAAGAATATTTCCATTCCAAGACTTCTTATACAGCCTCTTGTAGAGAATGCCCTTAAGCATGGAATGGAAGGCGACAGCATTTCCATCACCATCTCCATTTCCGCATCGATTGAGGACGATACCCTGATCCTGAAGGTAAAAAACAATGGAATACCCATTGACATCCAAGAAGTTTACTCTGATGGAAAGGTTGGCATAAGAAATGTGGAGAACCGTATAAAAATCTTTCATCCCCATGCTTCCTTTGAAATAAAGCTGACCGGAGATATTACCTCCATGACAATTAAGATACCCCTGGAAGGAGGAACTACTGAATGAAAATTCTTTTAGCTGATGATGAACGCCTGATCCGGCTTGGATTAAAAAGTATGATTGAGGAACTTTACCCCAACATGCACCAGTTTTTTGAAGTGGAAAACGGAGAAAAACTATTAAAACAACTGGAAAAGGAAATTCCGGACCTGATTTTCCTGGATATCCACATGCCGATGCTCACCGGTCTGCAGGCATTTTCCCAGTTTCATATGCGGAAGATTCCGGTGGTCATGCTGACCGGATACGCGGAATTTTCCTATGCCCAGGAAGCCTTAAAGCTGGGTGCCCTCGACTATCTATTAAAGCCGGCCAGCCTGGAGGAAGTCAGAGCTACCATGGAAAAGGCAGCTTCCCTGTTTGGAGAGCGGGAGCTTTTGCTGAAAAAGGATTATGAGCTGGAGTTTGAAAAGATTCTTGACCTCCATACCTCCATCCGCTTTTTACAGAGTCCCAAATACGTTCTTCCTCCTTACACGGCAGTTCTTTTTTACGTTGATCATTATCATAAGGAGACCTTTAAAAACGATTTAGATGAATTAAATGCCATGCTCTCTTCCATCTCCTCCCGCTACGGCGCCCGGTTTACATTCACCTTTCTGCCTACAGGTGAAAACTGTTATCTTACCAGTACCGTGATCCCTCCCGAGGAGTTCCAAGAGATACTGGTCCAGTTTCATCAGACCAGCGGATGTGTAGCAACCGGATTCCATGTTTCTGCCGGAAATCTCTCAGAACTGTTTGCACAGTTTGAGTCTGTTCAAAGGGAGGAAAGTCTGCGCCTTTGCGTCCACCTTGGGTCGGTTATATCAGAGAAAGAGCGGTTGATGTTCTCGAAGCTTCTTCCTTTTTCGGATTTACTGGAAAAGCTTTTGATGGCCAATCAGGCAGATGATGTTATGGGCTTTCAAAATCTTCTTCATGCTCTTACCCAATTTCCTCACGAAAAAAAGATCTTTGAACTTTGTGATGATTCCTTAAACCGCATTCTTACAATGGAATCCGGGACAACCGCAAACATTCTTTCCATTCACCAGCTTGTGGAATTTTTAAAGCAGATGACTTCCCAGAACCAGAGCATTGATTTAATAGATAAAATCAACGCTTATATTGAGGAACATTATATGGACCAGATCGGAATCAATACCATTGCAGATATGATTGATATCTCGCCGAATTACTTAAGCAAAATCTATAAGATGAAAACCGGAGAAAAGTTCGTTGACCACTTAACCGGTGTCCGCATAAAAAAGGCAATGGAACTCATGTCAGGAGGACATACTGCCACGGTCCGGGACACTGCTGAGCGGGTGGGATATTTCAGCACCAGGTATTTTACCAAGGTTTTCTTAAAAAGTACGGGAATCTCACCATCCGAATATATGAAAGGCCATTTATTAAACGAAGGGAAACCTGCCCCTCTGTAAAAACAAAGACCACTTTTGTGAGATAGACCTGTTATAAATGCCGGCACAGATTACACAATCTAATATAAGAAAATCTACTTTGACCGAATCGGTTTATGGTGTTATAATCATGCCATAAACCGATTCGATCAATTACATTATCAGAAGGTGAAGACATGGAAAAATTCAAAGAACTTTCAGAAGAAAAGCAGCTGCCCATCATGGAAGCGGCATTAAAATGTTTTGGAAAGCATGGATACAAAAAGGCCTCCATGGGCGACATCGCCCAAAACAGCGGTGTATCCAAACCAATGCTGTTCCATTATTTCGGCACAAAAAGGGATCTGTACCTATACCTTTCGGAATATGTGAGAGGTGTTATGATTGAGGCTTATAAGCGCAATGAAATCAATGCATATGACGATTTATTCAAACGCATTATTGTGGCCTCCAGAATGAAAATGGGCATACTGGAAAAGCATCCTCATATATTGAAATTTATCATCAGTATGTTCGAGGAAACCGACGATGCGGTCACCGATATTACAAAAAAGATCATGCCCGATGCCCAGCGCTTTTCCTACGAACTGGTGCTTAGAAAAGAAGATGTTATTAAATTTAAAGAAAGCGTGGATATTGACGTGGTTATGCGCATGATGTTCCTCATGGCGGAAGGCTATGCTCACGAGATGACCGATGAACGGTGCGATCTTGACAAAATAACCGAAGAACTGGAAAAAACCATCCACATGTTGAAAAGTAATCTGTATAAGGAGGAATACCTGTGATGTATATACTGAAAATTCACAAGAAAGAAGCCGCTTCCATCCAGATATCAGGGGGCAAGGGCGCAAGCCTTGCAAGGCTGTCCCAGCGCTTCCCTGACAGCGTACCAGGCGGCTTTATCATCACAACAGAATTTTTTAAAAAATATATCCTTCCAACTGTAAAGGAAGCCGGAAGTGATGTGAAGTCCGCCGTCGCCGGACTGGTTTTACCCGCCGAAGCGGTGGGGCTGATTCAATCCGCTTATGAAGAACTGGGAAGCCGGGTTTCCGTTGCCGTCCGTTCCTCCGCTACGGCAGAAGATTTACCTGATGCCTCCTTTGCAGGCCAGCAGGATACCTATTTAAACATTTCCGGATCTGAAGCGGTAATAACAGCAGTGATCAACTGCTTTGCATCCTTATATAACCAGCGGGCGATTTCTTACCGGGCAAAAAACAAGTTTGATGAAAACGAAGTTCAAATGGCCGTTGTCGTCCAAAAAATGGTGGATGCTAAGGCAGCCGGAGTCATGTTTACCGCCGATCCCATCACCTCCGACCGTTTTACAATAGCGATTGAAGCGGTGGAAGGCTTAGGAGAGGAACTGGTATCCGGGCGCAAAACCCCTGTTACCTGGACGGTCAAAGATGGCATAAAGCAAACAAGCGGCGGAAAGCCCTGTCTCACCAAAGAACAGGTAACCGCCCTTGCCGCCCTTGGGAAAAAGATCGAGAAGGAATTCGAAAGCCCCCAGGATATTGAATGGTGTTTTGACGGTATGAAATTCTATATTGTCCAGTCCCGCGGGATTACCACTCTTTACCCCTGTGCATCTACCACGGATGGATTTAAGCGCTGTTTTATTTCCGTCGGCCATCTTCAGATGATGACAGACACCATGCTGCCCCTTGGAATATCCCTTTGGGAATTGATGTCCAAAACCGTGAAGGTTACGGAAATCGGCGGGCGGCCCTATATGGAGATTACCCATAACTTAAACAGTCCCGTGGGAAGGGCTCTGGTACGTCAAAAGCTGTCCAACTCAGATGAACTGATGAACAGCGCATTTAATAAAGTCCTGACAAGAAAGGATTATATCAAATCCATTCCAAAAGGACAAAAAAGCGACTTCGCCATACCAAAGGATGTGGGAAAGTGCATCACCGCAGGATTAAGGATCTACCGGAAAAATGATCCGGCCATCATTGATGGCTACAACCGCCGTATGGAAGCGGCAATCCAAAAGACTAGAAAAGGACTAGCAAAATTATCTGGTAAGGAGATCATCGATTTTATTGTGAGCGACACGGATGATCTGATGAAAGGCCTGTTTGATCCGGAGGGCCTGGGACCGCTCCTGGTGACATTCTTCCTTACAAAGCCGATTGATAAAGCAGGAAAGCTCCTCCTTGGACAGGACAGTATAAGCGTTGAAGTGTCAAAATCCATAAATGGCAACATTTCCTCGGAAATGGGATTTTACGTAAGCCGTATCGCAGATGTTTCCAGTGATTTTCCGGAGGTAGTAAAATACCTTGCAACAGCAGGGGACTCCTTTTGCATTGACGAATTGAGAAAACTGCAAGGCGGGGAAGATGCTGCAAAAGCCTTTGAGGAATTTTTCCTGCGGTACGGAATGCGCTGCCCTGGGGAAATCGACATTGCAAAACCCCGGTTTGCCGAGGAGCCAGGAAAGATCCTCCCCACCGTGCTGGCAGATATAAAGCTTCCCAAGGGCCACGCGGAACAAAAGCTCCTTCAGGGAAAACAGGAAAGCAATGATGCAGTAAAATCCATGGTTTCTACTGCCAAAAAGAAATGGGGAGCCAAAAGAGCCAAGAAGTTAGCAAAGCAGTTATCCTTCTACCGAAACTTTTTAGGGCTTCGGGAATCTCCCAAATATTACTGGATGAAACGGTATTGGGAATACAAACAGGCCATCCTTAAGGAATCCGAAAAGCTTGTCCTCCAAGGCCGGCTAAGAAGTGTGGAAGATGTTTTCTATCTTCACCTTCC from Lacrimispora sphenoides JCM 1415 encodes the following:
- a CDS encoding alpha-galactosidase, with product MSVKYIEDKKVFLLNTKNSSYQFRVAEYGFLEHLYYGKKISDAADYLPVRIRHGFEANPYESEKDRTICLDVLEQEYPGFGVSDFRVSAVSVINGDGSNCIDLRYVSHMVSEGKYRLHEMPSLRDNGGTWQTLEVLMRDPYTQVEVTLVYGVLEEYDIITRCARIKNAGEKTVFANAAHSTCISFPTDQMDMISFYGSWGHERCAERTSVRHGKITVDSARGISSHYQNPSAILCSPEATEDGGDCYGVALVYSGNFAITTEVNDFKQTRLVAGINPETFYWELSKGSVFETPEAVMTYSPQGLSKMSHNFHRAVKHHLIPGQFINERCPVLINNWEATMIDFDEEMLVNIAGKAKELGVEMFVMDDGWFGRRTDEYRGLGDWQCNLSKLPSGIPGFSARIHNMGLKFGIWIEPEMVNEDSRLYEEHPDWCIRIPGRKPTRQRYQLILDFSRDEVVEAIFHQLYEEFKDAQIDYIKWDMNRSMTDRFSQALPAHRQGEVCHRYVLGLYKLMDKMTKAFPNVRFEGCSGGGGRFDMGVLYYMPQIWCSDDTDAVERIHIQYGTSMIYPPFAMGSHVSECPNQQTGRTVSIDTRAALAYFGTFGYELDLNDISEEEQEAVRRQVKYYQEHGLVSAHGDYYRLTNPEREREYGAFMSVSQDKKEAVVGYVQRVSGANKGIIYLKLRGLEEQTVYEIQELGIKLSGAALMYAGLPMPVIKADNEARVFTLMAR
- a CDS encoding carbohydrate ABC transporter permease, with the translated sequence MKEKRVSNAWKYVLALIIIAIHFVPIYMVVAIAFKSPYDHSSRWAFPGYLYLKNIYTALERGGMLLALKNTVIISGMSILFIVVIGAMAAYPLARNKSRLNNLVKGFIMGVMMIPPLSILVPLYSFMAKIQGINSYWGMIVTLITFQLPTSIFLFSSFITSIPVALEEAAAIDGCGPFQTFFRIIMPQLKPVTASVIIITGVNCWNNYQFALYLLQSPRIKTITLAIAGFFSADSANVNGAAAAAFIGILPMVAVFLFLQKYFIQGMVDSAIK
- a CDS encoding carbohydrate ABC transporter permease, with the translated sequence MKIQKKSVINLFYIPAVILFLVFVIYPFIQGIRLSFTNWNGYSQTMKFVGIKNYTRLFQDANVKTALVNTLIYGVMSTVIQNILGLGYALFLNTKFKGRSIVRTIIYMPVMIAPLIMGYIMYFFFQYDGGAVNDILIALHMEPVDLLVHSGTAIRIIVLVNSLQFVGVAMVIYLAGLQNVPTMYYEAAMIDGATFWERFKHITIPLLMPAISSSTILNLIGGLKLFDLVMALTSGGPGFSTHSLSTLVTNQYFSAQSAGYASAIGIFTFLLIMIISNVVMGYFDKKEVDV
- a CDS encoding ABC transporter substrate-binding protein produces the protein MKKLALASLAGLIAISVIGCSKAPQEPVESTTATETVKEKETKENAVAPTGVTIEFLYNLNGESVSDAIQDVCEQFTEETGIGVEAVMPGSNFSDIMKTRMASNQLPDAWTTHGWAVARYAEYLSPLNDFEFASHISPSIKEQITDGEGNLYTLPIDMDLTGMIYNENVLEEAGVNVDDIKTWADFEAACEKIKAAGLTPIQLGGKDSYTMGNMMDFVAPTLITNEDEANQAALLDGSFDWSKWNTVVNQIDSWRQKGYFNTDAVTADFMTGIKALAADKAAFMFTAASGITETYVQNQDTKMGFMPLPAREEGLKQSLMTGEHFAVGMSKTTKHPEEVKQFMEFLAREDISSYLATKCGMPSGLDNVVSDTGRLAPYYDKYANDSSILNIPYFDRKYLPSGMWNDLCVTGAAIVSGQADSLTVAVDQMKTSYEEKKAQE
- a CDS encoding sensor histidine kinase, coding for MKKRQSFQNRFLALFLVSIVLPIIIMATILAFYFQKRIYRDNEKYFSTSLYSISTNLSTYVSDLKRLALTPYIYDDILNFFAAVENGKYTKNGSFDYRIELHRQNYTTSIQRILNTAREDILAVSFMPVNPNNHIIVTATKTSDLINTTDYPYQKEPWYQEALNTADPYHFMVLKAPPYIRSETTVISALHTVRNVYTKRKLGVIRIDASDKIIKDIFSSVTLSENSGFVIAGQDGTPVYQVGKVEEGVLKRLSSAENMIRTDSDTYRLYKSDISGMPWQLIFVSSQKDIFKEVSIVWSLAAVLSLSSILAAFSIFRSNSKKTALALNSILNTMKKVAKGDLEASVPDTDLLQNDSFNTEELSLIAENLNEMIQKLQLYIDQSYKYEIDRQEAEYRALQSQVNPHFLYNTLNCFLSMNRIGMKKELEDSIIQLTRIFRYTCSNAKLTTVQEEFEFCIQYCNLLKIRYDERLTFLSSMGEDAKNISIPRLLIQPLVENALKHGMEGDSISITISISASIEDDTLILKVKNNGIPIDIQEVYSDGKVGIRNVENRIKIFHPHASFEIKLTGDITSMTIKIPLEGGTTE
- a CDS encoding response regulator transcription factor → MKILLADDERLIRLGLKSMIEELYPNMHQFFEVENGEKLLKQLEKEIPDLIFLDIHMPMLTGLQAFSQFHMRKIPVVMLTGYAEFSYAQEALKLGALDYLLKPASLEEVRATMEKAASLFGERELLLKKDYELEFEKILDLHTSIRFLQSPKYVLPPYTAVLFYVDHYHKETFKNDLDELNAMLSSISSRYGARFTFTFLPTGENCYLTSTVIPPEEFQEILVQFHQTSGCVATGFHVSAGNLSELFAQFESVQREESLRLCVHLGSVISEKERLMFSKLLPFSDLLEKLLMANQADDVMGFQNLLHALTQFPHEKKIFELCDDSLNRILTMESGTTANILSIHQLVEFLKQMTSQNQSIDLIDKINAYIEEHYMDQIGINTIADMIDISPNYLSKIYKMKTGEKFVDHLTGVRIKKAMELMSGGHTATVRDTAERVGYFSTRYFTKVFLKSTGISPSEYMKGHLLNEGKPAPL
- a CDS encoding TetR/AcrR family transcriptional regulator, whose product is MEKFKELSEEKQLPIMEAALKCFGKHGYKKASMGDIAQNSGVSKPMLFHYFGTKRDLYLYLSEYVRGVMIEAYKRNEINAYDDLFKRIIVASRMKMGILEKHPHILKFIISMFEETDDAVTDITKKIMPDAQRFSYELVLRKEDVIKFKESVDIDVVMRMMFLMAEGYAHEMTDERCDLDKITEELEKTIHMLKSNLYKEEYL
- a CDS encoding phosphoenolpyruvate synthase is translated as MYILKIHKKEAASIQISGGKGASLARLSQRFPDSVPGGFIITTEFFKKYILPTVKEAGSDVKSAVAGLVLPAEAVGLIQSAYEELGSRVSVAVRSSATAEDLPDASFAGQQDTYLNISGSEAVITAVINCFASLYNQRAISYRAKNKFDENEVQMAVVVQKMVDAKAAGVMFTADPITSDRFTIAIEAVEGLGEELVSGRKTPVTWTVKDGIKQTSGGKPCLTKEQVTALAALGKKIEKEFESPQDIEWCFDGMKFYIVQSRGITTLYPCASTTDGFKRCFISVGHLQMMTDTMLPLGISLWELMSKTVKVTEIGGRPYMEITHNLNSPVGRALVRQKLSNSDELMNSAFNKVLTRKDYIKSIPKGQKSDFAIPKDVGKCITAGLRIYRKNDPAIIDGYNRRMEAAIQKTRKGLAKLSGKEIIDFIVSDTDDLMKGLFDPEGLGPLLVTFFLTKPIDKAGKLLLGQDSISVEVSKSINGNISSEMGFYVSRIADVSSDFPEVVKYLATAGDSFCIDELRKLQGGEDAAKAFEEFFLRYGMRCPGEIDIAKPRFAEEPGKILPTVLADIKLPKGHAEQKLLQGKQESNDAVKSMVSTAKKKWGAKRAKKLAKQLSFYRNFLGLRESPKYYWMKRYWEYKQAILKESEKLVLQGRLRSVEDVFYLHLPELASLFAGEYEPDYKKIDALKADYEKYASLTPPRLMFSDGEVVEGEYSRQVPEGALPGLAVSGGVAVGRARVVLDIKEAGKIGKGDILVTKFTDPSWTPAFISVGGLVTEVGGMATHGAVITREYGLPAVVGVTDATKHIKDGDQIRIDGNFGYVEFLK